From the Colletotrichum lupini chromosome 10, complete sequence genome, one window contains:
- a CDS encoding chromate transport protein ChrA: protein MRAPAWEQSLREKAARMAGTFKVNWHLGLTAFGGPPVHFKIFHDRFVRRLQWIDDQMYRELFSISQALSGPASTKMLYCINLIQDGLLGAILAFMIWSLPGALGMYGLSLGVSYIGSSLPRAVYALLSGLNAATVGIIAHAAVELSDKSINDKLTRTLVFLSAAAGIMYNAIWFFPVLMCAAGCSAIVHDYRLIQKPVVRAREMMRALLGKRQGGSSTPTLQSVDVGGEIHLPSSRRTSTPQDRNAGHTAISPAILRPSPSEHQVASTSRAEQGPIAPPMEADARRSLAGSEPRIIPREFQLQFSWKTGAAIIATFFATFITVMAIRGMIPDPPVLYSLFSNLYLAGTIIFGGGPVVIPLLREYIVAEGWVSPRDFLIGLAIAQSFPGPNFNFAVFLGGLTAANAGHPASIGAAIAFAGIFTPGLVLVHGTMGVWGALRSRPWVKAMVRGVNASAVGLIYTAVYRIWQVGYLDEGFQSGRSLGDDPWWVVVTATAYVGGRYYKLAAPLAVLLGATMGLVRYGVVST from the exons ATGCGTGCTCCAGCTTGGGAGCAAAGCCTACGAGAGAAGGCAGCGCGTATGGCCGGCACCTTCAAGGTTAATTGGCATCTGGGATTGACGGCGTTTGGAGGGCCACCAGTGCATTTCAAAATA TTCCATGATCGATTCGTGAGACGTCTGCAATGGATCGATGATCAAatg TATCGAGAGCTGTTCAGCATCTCCCAAGCTCTTTCTGGGCCGGCTAGCACCAAGATGCTTTATTGCATCAATCTCATCCAAGACGGCCTTCTCGGCGCCATCCTAGCCTTCATGATCTGGAG CTTACCCGGTGCCCTAGGAATGTACGGCCTCTCTTTGGGCGTTTCTTATATCGGGTCGAGTCTCCCGCGCGCAGTCTATGCACTTCTTTCCGGCCTCAACGCCGCCACTGTCGGCATCATCGCCCATGCAGCCGTGGAGCTCTCGGACAAAAGCATCAATGACAAGCTTACAAGGACACTCGTGTTTCTCTCTGCCGCAGCGGGCATAATGTATAACGCGATATGGTTCTTTCCAGTACTCATGTGTGCTGCGGGCTGTTCGGCTATCGTACACGACTACCGCTTGATTCAAAAGCCGGTGGTGCGGGCCAGAGAGATGATGCGAGCGTTACTCGGCAAGAGACAAGGTGGATCATCTACCCCAACCCTCCAGAGTGTGGATGTTGGCGGTGAGATTCACCTCCCATCAAGTAGGCGAACGTCCACGCCGCAAGACAGAAACGCTGGCCACACGGCAATCTCACCTGCCATTCTCCGGCCTTCACCATCCGAGCATCAGGTCGCCAGTACCTCGCGCGCCGAACAGGGTCCGATTGCGCCGCCTATGGAAGCCGATGCACGCCGCTCTCTAGCTGGGTCCGAGCCACGGATTATTCCAAGGGAATTCCAACTGCAATTTTCCTGGAAAACCGGCGCTGCTATCATAGCAACCTTCTTCGCCACTTTCATCACTGTGATGGCCATTCGAGGAATGATCCCAGATCCTCCAGTCCTTTATAGTCTGTTCTCTAATCTCTACCTTGCGGGAACCATTATCTTTGGCGGCGGCCCTGTAGTCATTCCGTTACTTCGGGAGTACATTGTGGCCGAGGGCTGGGTATCTCCGAGGGATTTTCTTATCGGTCTTGCTATTGCGCAGTCCTTCCCTGGCCCCAACTTCAACTTTGCTGTTTTTCTGGGCGGCCTGACTGCCGCCAACGCGGGACATCCTGCGAGCATAGGCGCCGCCATCGCCTTTGCTGGCATCTTCACCCCAGGACTAGTCCTTGTTCACGGCACCATGGGCGTTTGGGGGGCATTGCGGAGCAGGCCCTGGGTGAAGGCCATGGTGCGGGGCGTGAACGCCTCAGCTGTCGGGCTGATCTACACTGCAGTCTACCGGATCTGGCAGGTCGGGTACCTTGACGAGGGCTTCCAGTCAGGGAGGAGCTTAGGTGATGACCCTTGGTGGGTTGTTGTCACCGCTACTGCGTATGTCGGGGGACGGTATTATAAGTTGGCAGCGCCGTTGGCGGTCTTACTCGGGGCGACGATGGGTTTGGTTAGGTATGGCGTTGTGTCTACGTAG
- a CDS encoding dienelactone hydrolase — MNIDIPKLVKAAVPDSEGRNARIVSDNWNRPVHRDPNFLSKDFPRGRPKLYISAESEEFDQLTLDEWRDEDFDVEYLPMGGNAKEYRNKLRSLSKTNMGPSYGDAAAACLEHYHVMDNNPEFKLGLLIAYYPTAIPDPKGHFPSSISALVHLAAGEEIGVTKQSQMVGIQGKRRTTRKRVENGMGIGGMLQLAYPSYTYDAEPGFAEHDLDEYHPVSAELAWSRSLGAAKKAFNNHADLELVLEQNVQACDVPNDLGEADHGPRLEADLFAGKFFTRNLNQTLSSYTTHKTPHVTHIPTLTGGVGAQELEAFYKQFFNNPPSMKLTLISRTIGTDRVVDEVHVRFKHTEEMPWILPGVPATNKRVEVLVVSIVGLRGGKLYHEHVYWDQASVLVQVGLLDPNLVPEAGRKIGVERLPVVGREAARRVLRGWDDNEGEADNELVPGWHEEAVGDEKTAKGKQNSGGTTKDQKGGQKEGHPAAKPLTERPKPTTIMLYLPFAGDLYIGSSMMPTPIDGITAENNQVAPEYVILDTSNVNVGVSGCLPRISTHHIPQWASLLLGSLPEPMAGQVWIPTKFSPLPSAEPTATFLSIHSRDILTSEDTFAVTHTLCCRQQRLLASQLLTSSFSTSSIRQKPALPAAWIVQVGINLVATHIVAYTAKECPVAQVCRIDSYFVNAHREKSNLQVHRLNLFEPRIHNPRNSRRTCLPTDLSKPTCRQCAASGTKCDYNSRLIRWSTRPTPHVPPAYCIPRNDLHLTVYLEVCERRALDYFHLRVWPLLSTAEEPCAPPSSVALEHRVVLLAACLLSDSHRLLQDGTHDHDSLSKKRLECLAAVRTEIDRCCVEPKRDGPTTGLLFAVILLYFDDGYMGCVLKSASTSSHYNGILAILEHLGGIEAVVSTAPEPLHMLLSEFATTDLTTSMIQGKPSAFPPDVWHRLDKGPVWWGRDPLGRCSLASVFREIAKMGLYLQATTSMAEDLSIERIREFEASLRPVYAPLTVADADGQSPSEVSDCSTSATEAEAVHAFTLVRIFQHTALLYLYRAICGLPTRHPLVQQHVKSCLACIFEIPREANNLNCIVFPLFIAGAHVSTAEEQKAVLDMADVIYDDMRFASIDAVKAFFKTIWPSRSGEKTWLEIFSHLSPHVLVL, encoded by the exons ATGAATATCGACATCCCAAAGCTGGTCAAGGCCGCTGTGCCGGATTCCGAAGGACGAAATGCGCGCATCGTCTCGGACAATTGGAATCGCCCCGTCCACAGAGATCCTAACTTCCTGTCCAAGGACTTTCCAAGAGGTCGACCGAAGCTGTATATCAGTGCGGAAAGTGAAGAGTTTGACCAACTCACGCTAGACGAGTGGCGCGATGAGGACTTCGATGTGGAGTACCTCCCGATGGGGGGCAACGCGAAAGAGTACCGCAACAAACTCCGATCGTTGAGCAAAACCAATATGGGCCCTT CATACGGAGATGCCGCAGCTGCCTGTCTTGAACACTATCATGTCATGGACAACAATCCAGAGTTCAAGCTGGGTCTTCTCATTGCCTACTACCCAACGGCGATCCCCGATCCCAAGGGCCACTTTCCTAGCAGCATTTCCGCTCTTGTTCATCTCGCCGCGGGGGAGGAGATTGGTGTCACAAAACAGAGCCAGATGGTGGGGATTCAAGGGAAGCGACGCACGACCCGAAAAAGGGTGGAAAACGGCATGGGAATCGGAGGAATGCTGCAGCTGGCGTATCCGAGTTACACCTACGATGCGGAGCCTGGTTTTGCAGAGCACGATTTGGACGAGTACCATCCAGTCTCGGCTGAATTGGCATGGAGCCGAAGCCTTGGTGCGGCGAAGAAGGCGTTCAATAATCATGCCGACTTGGAGCTCGTGTTGGAGCAAAATGTGCAGG CTTGCGATGTCCCCAATGATCTCGGCGAAGCGGATCATGGCCCAAGACTCGAAGCTGACCTATTTGCAGGCAAGTTCTTCACTCGCAACCTAAACCAAACCCTTTCATCGTATACAACACACAAGACCCCTCATGTCACTCACATTCCGACATTGACCGGCGGAGTCGGAGCGCAAGAGCTGGAAGCCTTTTACAAGCAATTCTTCAACAACCCCCCGTCAATGAAacttacgcttatttcccgcACTATCGGGACTGATCGTGTCGTTGATGAGGTTCACGTCCGTTTCAAACACACGGAAGAGATGCCATGGATTCTGCCAGGCGTCCCAGCAACGAACAAACGGGTCGAGGTGCTTGTTGTTAGCATCGTTGGGCTGAGAGGAGGCAAACTCTACCACGAGCATGTGTATTGGGATCAAGCGAGCGTGTTGGTGCAAGTTGGCTTGCTAGACCCGAATCTTGTGCCAGAAGCAGGGCGCAAGATTGGCGTTGAGAGACTCCCCGTTGTCGGTAGAGAAGCAGCAAGAAGAGTTCTGAGAGGGTGGGATGACAATGAAGGGGAGGCCGACAATGAGCTTGTGCCGGGCTGGCATGAAGAAGCGGTCGGAGATGAAAAGACAGCCAAAGGCAAGCAAAACAGTGGAGGGACGACCAAGGACCAGAAAGGGGGTCAGAAGGAGGGACATCCAGCCGCGAAGCCGTTAACGGAAAGGCCGAAGCCTACAA CCATTATGTTGTATTTACCGTTCGCGGGTGATCTATACATCGGCAGCTCGATGATGCCAACACCAATCGATGGCATTACAGCAGAAAATAACCAGGTCGC TCCAGAGTACGTAATCCTTGATACATCCAATGTTAATGTCGGCGTGTCGGGCTGCCTGCCCCGCATCTCCACCCACCACATCCCCCAATGGGC ATCCCTCCTCCTTGGCTCCCTGCCCGAACCCATGGCCGGACAAGTCTGGATTCCTACAAAGTTCTCCCCGCTCCCGTCCGCTGAACCAACTGCAACCTTTCTTTCGATTCATTCACGGGATATACTTACGTCAGAAGACACCTTCGCCGTCACTCATACACTTTGCTGCCGTCAACA GCGTCTGCTTGCTTCTCAACTTTTGACATCCTCCTTCTCTACCTCATCTATTCGTCAAAAACCCGCCTTACCTGCCGCATGGATCGTTCAAGTCGGAATCAATTTGGTGGCAACACATATTGTTGCCTATACTGCCAAAGAGTGCCCAGTAGCTCAAGTATGCCGGAT AGACTCCTACTTCGTCAACGCCCACCGAGAAAAATCCAATTTACAAGTCCATCGCTTGAATCTATTTGAGCCTCGCATCCACAACCCTCGAAACTCCCGGAGAACATGCCTCCCAACCGA TCTCTCTAAGCCGACTTGCCGCCAATGCGCTGCCTCCGGCACCAAGTGCGACTACAATAGCCGACTCATTAGATGGAGCACACGGCCAACTCCTCATGTTCCTCCAGCCTACTGCATCCCACGAAACGACTTGCACTTGACCGTTTACCTTGAAGTGTGCGAGCGGCGCGCTCTTGACTATTTCCATCTTCGCGTCTGGCCACTTCTCTCCACGGCAGAGGAACCGTGTGCTCCTCCGAGTTCGGTGGCTCTGGAGCACCGCGTCGTTTTGCTCGCTGCTTGTTTGCTGTCTGACTCTCACAGGCTCCTACAAGACGGTACGCACGACCACGATTCTCTCAGCAAGAAGCGGCTGGAATGCCTGGCTGCCGTTCGAACCGAGATAGACCGCTGCTGCGTTGAGCCCAAGAGGGATGGACCCACGACCGGGCTCTTATTTGCCGTCATCCTCTTGTACTTTGATGACGGATACATGGGTTGCGTCCTCAAGTCAGCCTCGACCTCTAGTCATTACAATGGCATCCTAGCTATCCTCGAGCATTTAGGTGGCATCGAGGCCGTAGTGTCGACAGCCCCCGAGCCGCTGCACATGCTGCTCTCAGAGTTCGCGACGACGGATCTCACAACATCCATGATTCAGGGTAAGCCTTCGGCATTCCCTCCTGACGTGTGGCACCGGCTCGATAAGGGCCCTGTTTGGTGGGGTCGTGACCCGTTGGGTAGATGCTCCCTGGCGTCCGTCTTTCGCGAAATTGCCAAGATGGGCCTGTACCTACAAGCGACGACAAGCATGGCCGAGGATCTGTCTATCGAGCGCATCCGCGAATTCGAAGCGTCCCTTCGTCCAGTCTATGCGCCACTGACTGTCGCCGATGCTGACGGCCAGAGCCCCTCCGAGGTATCCGACTGCTCCACGTCTGCAACAGAAGCCGAGGCTGTACATGCATTCACCCTCGTCCGCATCTTCCAACACACCGCCTTGCTGTACCTGTATAGAGCCATTTGTGGTCTTCCGACCCGTCACCCGCTTGTGCAGCAGCATGTCAAATCCTGTCTCGCTTGCATATTTGAGATTCCTCGGGAGGCAAACAATCTTAACTGCATCGTCTTCCCGCTGTTCATCGCCGGAGCCCACGTTTCAACGGCAGAAGAGCAAAAGGCCGTTCTTGACATGGCTGACGTGATATACGATGATATGCGATTCGCTTCGATCGACGCGGTCAAAGCTTTCTTCAAGACGATTTGGCCGTCCAGATCTGGGGAGAAGACCTGGCTTGAAATTTTCAGCCATCTCAGCCCACACGTCCTAGTGCTATGA
- a CDS encoding primary-amine oxidase, which yields MIADTSSRAGYTIFREEPSDTVPNLSTQHRVHPLDQLSIEEIQLAAKLIKNYASPKELKFNCLTLREPKKNEYAAFKSGLGPRPERRAFAIVITKGTSQVTEVVVNLESTQVELWKDVADVAPTLTLEDLDICETVTRADPRVIQACREIGIYDMSKVFIDAWAIGFDHRWGTDRRLQQGIVYYRNSPDDNQYAHPLDFSVVVDTEKAEVLSVDIRLVNGERTKVSLQEHNYLPEFISNGYQDRLKPIDISQPQGVSFRMDENEISWAGLKMHIGFNYREGIVLSDVRIDDEGRERSLFNRISVVEMVVPYGNPDPPHQRKHAFDVGEYGTGFMTNSLKLGCDCKGAIHYMDAIMAVGSGEAAIVKNAICIHEEDNGLLYKHTDYRDGTVISARDRKLIISQIITAANYEYCFYHTFLLDGTYKLEVKLTGMLNTYCMHPSETAAPYGTEVAPFINAHNHQHIFSLRVDPEVDGPNNSVLQNDAALSDDPLGSPGNLYGNGFYCKKTPIRNAGGADYCHETGRSWDIINPNSINPVAKKPVAYKILNNNCPTILAKPGSMVEKRAAFTRKALWVTPYKDYELFPAGDYVCQSSGDEGHPHNSTIVDWVSKKEPVENTDIVCYIQFGLTHFPRTEDFPVMPAEPVGVMIRASNFFKKNPALWVPPSIVAVDKTSKNAFAKSEPAESCCGTRDSKL from the exons ATGATTGCAGACACCTCTTCTAGAGCCGGTTACACAATCTTCCGGGAAGAGCCCAGCGATACCGTTCCAAATCTGTCTACTCAGCATCGAGTACATCCTCTGG ATCAGCTATCGATTGAAGAGATTCAGCTTGCTGCGAAACTCATCAAGAACTATGCTAGTCCCAAGGAGCTCAAATTCAACTGCCTGACTTTGCGCGAGCCCAAGAAGAACGAATACGCTGCCTTCAAGTCTGGTCTCGGCCCTCGCCCTGAACGCCGCGCCTTCGCCATTGTCATCACCAAGGGAACTTCCCAGGTGACTGAGGTTGTTGTCAACTTGGAAAGCACTCAGGTGGAACTGTGGAAGGATGTCGCGGATGTTGCCCCGACTCTCACCTTGGAGGATCTAGACATCTGCGAGACCGTCACTCGAGCTGACCCTCGCGTCATTCAAGCTTGCCGCGAAATCGGCATCTATGACATGTCAAAGGTCTTTATCGACGCGTGGGCCATTGGGTTCGATCATCGATGGGGTACCGATCGCCGCCTTCAGCAGGGCATTGTCTACTATCGCAATTCTCCCGACGACAACCAATACGCCCACCCGTTGGACTTCTCGGTCGTCGTCGACACTGAAAAGGCCGAAGTTCTCTCCGTCGACATCCGACTGGTCAACGGCGAGCGCACCAAGGTGTCTCTCCAGGAGCACAACTACTTGCCCGAGTTCATCAGCAATGGCTACCAGGACAGGCTCAAGCCCATCGACATTAGCCAGCCGCAGGGCGTTTCTTTCCGCATGGACGAGAACGAGATCTCATGGGCGGGATTGAAGATGCATATTGGCTTCAACTACCGTGAGGGTATTGTTCTGTCCGACGTCAGGATTGACGATGAGGGCCGTGAGCGAAGCCTCTTCAACCGCATCAGCGTGGTCGAGATGGTGGTACCCTATGGCAATCCGGACCCTCCGCACCAACGTAAGCACGCTTTCGACGTGGGCGAGTATGGCACTGGCTTCATGACCAATTCCCTCAAGCTCGGATGCGACTGCAAGGGAGCGATTCACTACATGGATGCCATCATGGCTGTTGGGAGCGGTGAAGCGGCTATCGTCAAGAATGCCATTTGCATTCACGAGGAAGACAATGGTCTGCTTTACAAACATACCGATTACCGCGACGGTACCGTCATCTCAGCCCGCGACCGCAAACTCATCATCTCGCAGATCATCACAGCTGCGAACTATGAGTACTGCTTCTACCACACATTCCTCCTGGATGGTACCTACAAGCTGGAAGTCAAGTTGACAGGTATGCTCAATACCTACTGTATGCACCCCAGTGAAACGGCGGCCCCATACGGTACAGAAGTCGCCCCGTTCATCAACGCCCACAACCACCAGCACATTTTCTCTCTGCGTGTGGACCCAGAAGTCGATGGGCCCAACAATTCAGTCCTGCAGAATGATGCGGCGCTTTCCGATGATCCTCTCGGGTCCCCTGGCAATCTCTATGGTAACGGCTTCTACTGTAAGAAGACACCCATCCGAAATGCCGGTGGCGCCGACTATTGCCATGAGACAGGCCGCTCTTGGGACATCATCAACCCCAACAGCATCAATCCCGTGGCTAAGAAGCCTGTCGCCTACAAGATTCTCAACAACAACTGCCCTACCATACTCGCTAAGCCTGGAAGCATGGTAGAGAAGAGAGCTGCCTTCACCCGCAAGGCGCTCTGGGTCACCCCGTATAAGGACTATGAACTGTTTCCAGCGGGTGATTATGTATGCCAATCGAGCGGCGATGAGGGCCACCCGCATAACTCAACAATTGTGGACTGGGTCAGCAAGAAGGAGCCGGTTGAGAATACCGACATCGTCTGTTACATCCAGTTCGGCCTGACACACTTCCCGCGCACCGAGGATTTCCCGGTCATGCCAGCTGAGCCTGTTGGGGTCATGATCAGAGCCTCCAACTTCTTCAAGAAAAACCCAGCTCTGTGGGTGCCGCCTTCCATTGTTGCCGTGGACAAGACATCCAAGAACGCATTTGCCAAGTCGGAGCCTGCCGAGTCGTGCTGTGGCACCAGAGACAGCAAATTGTGA
- a CDS encoding choline transport protein — protein sequence MENDPESNPPLDHLKTADQVAQDAQDLAYLGHDQALSRKFSRMSMLFLAISVLGTWSTFAQGLSSGITSGGPVAILWGLVLVLFCNICVAVSLGELCSSMPTALGQAYWIFRLWPSGRFVSYLCAWINTFGWWTLSASQVAFMANFILSMKVLFVPDWSEVSVGWINFLLYLAVTLVVTVANLVACRKDAILPAFNNFVGICFIGLFFIFSLALLISVGVRPNLQFQPASFVFGQWINQTGWGDGVTWFTGLLQAAYGLTAFDSAVHLAEEIPAPRKNIPRVIWLSVTLGALTGFIFMVVCLFCIQNLDTILNPPTGLPFMDLVHEAVGLQGATVLLSLFIFNGLGQAISIVTTASRLTWGFARDGGMPWSSYFSRVNEAWRVPARALWLQGAIVGVVGVLYMFANTVLEAILSVSTIALTISYGMPILTLLLVGRDKLPPGEFRLGRLGPAINWISVIYCAITTVFFFFPSAPNPAPADMNYAIAVFGVMMVVTLGFWFIKGQYTYLKTDDAAERIIEAQNAEVTIAPVPRKN from the coding sequence ATGGAGAATGACCCGGAATCGAATCCACCACTCGACCATCTAAAGACCGCCGACCAGGTCGCTCAAGATGCGCAGGATCTCGCCTATCTCGGCCATGACCAGGCCCTTTCGCGAAAATTCAGTAGGATGAGCATGCTATTCCTCGCCATATCCGTACTGGGAACTTGGTCTACATTTGCGCAAGGACTTTCGAGCGGTATCACCAGCGGCGGACCAGTTGCTATTCTCTGGggcctcgtcctcgtcctgTTTTGCAATATCTGCGTGGCCGTCTCATTGGGGGAGCTCTGCAGTAGTATGCCAACAGCCTTGGGACAGGCGTACTGGATATTCCGTCTGTGGCCATCTGGCCGCTTTGTGTCCTACCTCTGCGCATGGATCAATACCTTTGGATGGTGGACGCTTTCTGCCTCACAGGTTGCTTTTATGGCCAACTTTATCTTGAGCATGAAGGTTCTCTTTGTGCCGGACTGGTCCGAGGTCAGTGTTGGATGGATCAACTTTCTTCTCTATCTTGCCGTCACTCTGGTGGTTACGGTCGCCAATCTCGTTGCCTGCCGGAAAGATGCTATACTACCGGCATTCAACAACTTTGTCGGAATTTGCTTTATCGGActcttcttcatcttcaGCCTGGCCCTTCTCATCTCCGTTGGAGTCAGACCAAACTTGCAGTTCCAGCCAGCCTCATTCGTCTTTGGACAATGGATCAACCAGACTGGCTGGGGAGACGGGGTGACCTGGTTTACAGGCCTTCTTCAAGCTGCATATGGGTTGACGGCCTTTGACTCCGCTGTCCATTTGGCTGAAGAAATCCCGGCACCTCGCAAAAACATTCCGCGCGTTATTTGGCTTTCAGTCACACTGGGAGCTCTTACTGGGTTTATCTTCATGGTGGTGTGTTTGTTCTGTATCCAGAATCTTGACACCATCCTAAACCCTCCTACTGGTCTGCCTTTCATGGATCTAGTTCATGAGGCTGTCGGACTGCAGGGGGCAACTGTCCTGCTCTCCCTATTCATCTTCAATGGTCTTGGTCAAGCTATCAGTATTGTTACCACCGCCTCTCGTCTTACCTGGGGATTTGCGCGAGATGGCGGGATGCCCTGGAGCAGCTACTTCTCAAGGGTGAATGAGGCTTGGCGTGTGCCGGCTCGCGCATTATGGCTTCAGGGAGCCATTGTTGGCGTTGTTGGCGTGCTCTACATGTTTGCTAACACGGTGCTCGAGGCGATTCTCAGTGTCAGCACAATCGCCCTTACGATATCTTATGGGATGCCTATCCTGACTCTCCTACTCGTCGGGCGAGACAAGCTTCCGCCTGGAGAGTTCAGATTGGGACGCCTCGGCCCGGCAATCAACTGGATCTCCGTCATCTACTGCGCTATTACTACGgtgtttttcttttttccatCGGCACCCAATCCAGCACCAGCTGATATGAATTACGCAATCGCAGTCTTTGGAGTCATGATGGTGGTGACTCTGGGTTTCTGGTTCATCAAGGGGCAGTACACGTATCTCAAGACGGATGATGCGGCAGAGCGAATTATTGAGGCTCAGAATGCCGAGGTGACTATTGCTCCGGTTCCTCGTAAGAATTAG